In Carya illinoinensis cultivar Pawnee chromosome 7, C.illinoinensisPawnee_v1, whole genome shotgun sequence, the following are encoded in one genomic region:
- the LOC122316128 gene encoding secreted RxLR effector protein 161-like, producing MTKIPYASVVGSLIYAQICTRPDISFAVGMLGRYQSNPGMSHWKAAKRVLRYLQGTKDYQLTFRRTDNLEVIGYSDSDFAGCSDSRKSTSGYVFLLAGGAISWKSMKQTITASSTMEAEFVACFEATVHGLWLRNFISGLGVVDSIERPLRIYCDNSSAVYFCKNDKYSKGAKHMELKYLSVKEEVQKQTVSIEHISTTLMIADPLTKGLVAKQFKEHVDRMGLMM from the coding sequence ATGACAAAAATCCCCTATGCTTCGGTTGTGGGGAGCTTGATATATGCACAGATTTGCACGAGGCCAGACATCAGTTTTGCAGTTGGCATGCTTGGGCGTTACCAGAGTAACCCAGGGATGTCTCATTGGAAAGCAGCAAAGAGGGTATTGCGATATCTGCAAGGAACTAAGGATTACCAGCTTACCTTTAGGAGAACTGACAACTTAGAGGTAATTGGATACTCAGACTCTGATTTTGCCGGTTGTTCTGATAGTAGGAAATCTACTTCTGGATATGTTTTCCTACTAGCCGGTGGAGCGATCTCATGGAAAAGTATGAAGCAAACTATCACTGCTTCATCAACAATGGAGGCTGAGTTTGTGGCATGCTTTGAGGCCACAGTGCATGGTTTATGGCTGAGGAACTTTATCTCAGGGCTTGGAGTTGTTGACTCTATAGAAAGGCCGCTgagaatttattgtgataattcctCTGCAGTATATTTCTGCAAAAATGATAAGTATTCTAAAGGTGCTAAACACATGGAGCTCAAATACCTAAGTGTCAAGGAGGAAGTACAGAAACAGACAGTGTCCATAGAACATATTAGTACTACGCTTATGATAGCAGACCCATTAACAAAGGGTCTAGTAGCGAAACAGTTTAAAGAACATGTTGACAGAATGGGTCTTATGATGTAA